In the genome of Planococcus donghaensis, the window GGTTGGTTGTAATCGAATTAGCGATTTCTTTTAACAACATCGTCTTTCCTGCTTTTGGTGGCGCTACGATCAATCCGCGTTGACCAAATCCAACAGGTGAAACCAAATCCATAATGCGCGTAGACAAATGGGCCGGTGTCGTTTCTAAACGAATATGTCGATCTGGATAAAGTGGAGTAAGTCCTGGGAAATGGACGCGTTCTTTTGCCACTTCTGGATCTTCCCCATTTACCGCTTCAACTTGAAGCAAACCAAAATAACGTTCGTTTTCTTTCGGTGGACGCACTTTCCCAGAAACTTTATCGCCATTTCTTAAATCAAAACGACGAATTTGTGAAGCCGAAATGTAAATGTCTTGGGAACTTGGCGAGTAGTTGATTGGTCGTAAGAAACCAAAGCCTTCAGATTGAATAATTTCTAATACGCCTTCCATAAAGAAAAAGCCTTCTAGTTCTGCGCGTGTTTTTAAAATCGCAAAAATAAGTTCCTTTTTGGTCAGTTTACTGTAATTGGTTAGTTTGTATTCTTTCGCTAAATTATAAAGTTCTTTTAGCGTCATATTCTCCAATGCGGAGATTGTAATCGTTGCCATGTATCGGACACCACTCTTATTTGTATTATTTTTGTTTGTAGAATTACTGAGGATCAGTAGTGAATGATTGAGAAGATCTTTAAAGAAGAAGCCCGGCAAAATGCCGGACTCATTTTATGAAGTAGGATCGTTAATCGTTCATTACGAGATTCGGCTTTTTCTGTAGGCTGTGTCGCCCTTCGATAAAGCGGATTGTTCCTGATTTTGCACGCATAACCAATGTATGACTTTCTGCAAAACCACCTTTTAGCTGAACGCCTTTTAGCAGTTCACCGTCTGTAACACCGGTTGCCGCAAAAATAGCATCGTCGCCTTTAACGAGGTCGTCCATCATTAGGACTTTGCTTACGTCAATGCCCATATCAATGCAACGCTGTGCTTCTTCTTCGTTTTGAGGAAGAAGTTTCCCTTGGATTTCCCCACCTAGGCATTTTAAACCTACTGCGGCGATAACGCCCTCAGGTGCACCACCGATGCCGAATAAAATATCTACACCCGTTTGGTCAAACGCTGTATTAATCGCACCAGCTACATCGCCATCTGAAATTAGTTTGATGCGTGCGCCTGCTGCACGGATTTGATCGATGATGTCTTGATGACGCGGTCGATCCATCAATGTAGCAACAACTTCCTCTATGTTTTTATTTTTGGCTTTTGCCACTGCACGAAGGTTATCAATGACCGGTGCATTAATATCGATTTTGCCGACTGATTCGGGTCCAACCGCTATTTTTTCCATATACATATCCGGTGCATTTAAAAGGTTACCGCGGTCAGCGATTGCTAGAACTGCTAACGCATTCCAACCACCCGCTGCTACAATATTTGTACCTTCTAGAGGGTCCACAGCAACATCCACTTCTGGACCATTGCCTGTTCCTAACTCTTCACCGATATAAAGCATAGGTGCCTCGTCCATTTCTCCTTCACCAATAACGACAACTCCACGCATAGGAATCGTATCAAATACAGTTCTCATTGCTGTTGTTGCTGCGTCATCTGCTTCGTTCTTTAAGCCGCGCCCCATCCATTTTGAAGAAGCAATTGCTGCTGCTTCGGTGATGCGCACTAATTCCATCGATAAACTTCGTTCCATACTTTTAGTTCCTCCGTTCGGCATTAACTATATCTATATTATTGTAGCATATATTTTTGCACTAACAGAGAGTCAATTCGCGTCTTGGCTAAGGTCAGACTTCATGCTTGTTACCGGATCAATGGTCTCTCTCCGAATATCAGCACCTAAACCTTGTAGTTTTTCGATAATAGATGAATAGCCTCGTTCAATATGATAAATTTCACGAATTTCGGTTTCGCCTTCTGCAAGTAAACCAGCAATTACTAAAGCGGCTCCTGCACGTAAGTCAGATGCGACTACAGTCGCAGATGTCAACGGGGTTGGACCTGTAACAATTGCAGCTCTTCCCTCAACGCGACCACTTGCATTCATCCGACGAAGTTCATCAATATGCTTGAAGCGAGCTGAGTAAATTGTATCCGTAATCATAGAAGATCCATGAGCTTGGGTCATTAAGACAGAAAATGGTTGTTGCAGATCGGTCGGGAATCCAGGATAAACCAATGTCTTTACATCAATCGCATTTAATTGATTAGACTTTGGAATATAAATCGATTCTTCGCCTTCTTGGACATCAACGCCCATTTCACGTAATTTAGCAGTCAAGGCTTCCATATGGAATGGGATAACGTTATCAATCGTTATACCGTCGCCTACAGCTGCTGCCATAATCATAAATGTTCCAGCTTCGATACGGTCAGGAATAATTGTATGGTTTGTTCCATGCAATTCTTCCACTCCGTCGATACGGATAACGTCCGTTCCAGCACCTTTGATCTTTGCACCCATATTCGTTAATAATGTTGCTACATCAATAATTTCTGGCTCTTTTGCAGCATTTTCGATCGTTGTTTGACCTTTTGCCATAACAGCTGCCAACATAATATTGATAGTTGCCCCAACACTCACTACGTCTAGGTAAATTTTAGCTCCACGAAGTTCATCAGCACGCAAATAAATGGCGCCGTGTTCATTTGTTACTTTTGCGCCAAGCGCTTCAAAGCCTTTAATATGTTGGTCGATTGGACGAGGTCCTAAGAAACAGCCACCTGGTAGACCGATTGCCGCATGCTTAAAACGCCCTAACATCGCGCCCATCATGTAATAAGATGCTCGCAATTTTTTGACGTTGCCATTTGGCAATGGCATATCAATCATTTTCGTTGGATCGATATTCATCGTTCCATCTTCAAATGTGACTTCGCCACCGATTTCTTCCAAAATACTTTTCAGTGTCCATGCATCAGAAATTCCCGGTAATCCTTCAATCGACACAGGCGAATTCGCCAAAATCGATGCAGGAATCAAAGCAACTGCACTATTTTTAGCGCCATTGACTTTAATTGTTCCGGAAAGGCGATTGCCGCCCTTTATTTTATAAACATCCATTGAATTTCTCCTTTATCCACTTTTCTGGCTGTTACGTTAGCCTGAAAAGTTCAATTGGTTCGGCTATAAAATGGCTTGCCGATCACAACTTAGGTTTTCTCCGCTCAAGCGGTCAGCACCCTTTTCTACTTTATCGGCAAAAAGGATACTGCTATTTTTTATTTCACATTATTTTAAACTGAACGTTTTTCCCAATCTGCAAGGAACGCTTCGATTCCTTGATCTGTTAATGGGTGTTTAAACATCTGGTGCATTACTTTAATCGGCATTGTTGCAATATGTGCACCGTTCAAAGCAGCTTCTGTAACGTGCTGTGGATGACGGATAGATGCTGCAATAATTTCTGAAGAAATATCGTGGATTGCAAACATCTCTGCGATTGTTGCGATCAAGTCCATGCCGTTATGTCCGATATCATCAAGACGGCCAAGGAATGGGGAAACGTAAGCTGCTCCTGCACGTGCTGCAAGCAATGCTTGATTAGCGCTGAAGATCAATGTAACGTTTACTTTTTTGCCTTCTGAAGCAAGAACTGCACAAGCTTTCAAGCCTTCTGGTGTCATCGGCAATTTCACTGTAATGTTTGGAGCAAGATCCGCAAGCTCGCGGCCTTCTTTAATCATGCCTTCTGCATCAAGGGCAATAACTTCTCCGCTAATTGAACCATCAACTAGAGCGGCAATTTCTTTTAAGCGGTCGTGAAATGAGACATTTTTCTCTTTTGCCACCAATGATGGATTTGTCGTTACACCTGATAGAATTCCCCAAGCATGCGCTTCTTTAATTTCATCAAAGTTTGCTGTATCAATAAAAAATTTCATTGTTTTTTTCTCCTCCAGTATGATGGGAAAAAGAGAAGCCGTCTTTCGAACGCTTCTCTTGCCTCTTTTTGTTTTCTACTTACGCTTTTTGAGAACTTCCAAACTCACGCATTTTGCCCATTACTGTCTTTTTAATAGCTTCGCGAGCTGGCCCCATGTATTTACGTGGATCGTAAACATCCGGATCATTGTTTAATGCATCGCGTACTGCTTGAGCCGATGTAATTTGGCTTTCTGTATTTACATTAATTTTTGATGTACCTAGAGATACTGCACGTTGAATATCTTTTAATGGAATTCCTGTTCCACCATGTAACACAAGTGGCACGTCACATTGCTGTGAGATTTCTTCCATTTCTTTAAATCCTAAGTTCGGTTCTCCTTTATAAGGACCATGAACAGAACCAAGCGCAGGCGCTAGGCAATCAATACCTGTTTCGTCAACCATTTGCTTGCATTCTTGTGGATCTGCATAAATAACGCCGTCAGCAATAATATCGTCTTCTTGTCCACCAACAGTTCCTAATTCAGCTTCAACCGAAACATTATTTTGGCGAGCATATTCTACAACTTGTTTTGTGATTTCAATATTTTCTTCAAACGGATGATGAGAAGCATCGATCATAACAGATGTGAATCCTGCATCAATCGCTTCTTTACATTTTTCAAAGCTTGAACCGTGATCTAAATGGACTGCCACAGGTACTGTGATTTTGTAGTCGTGCATTAATCCTTTGACCATATTAACCACTGTTGTGAATCCACCCATGTAACGAGCTGCACCTTCAGAAACTCCACAAATAACTGGTGAATTTTCTTCTTGTGCGGCTTGAAGAATAGCCTGAGTAAACTCTAAGTTATTTAAATTAAATTGACCAATTGCGTATCCTTCTTCTTTACCTTTTATCATCATTTCTTTCATAGAAACTAACGGCATTCAAAATTCCTCCTCAGCAATGTTTAAAGCGAATATCTTTTATACTATATCAAAAACCCATTATTTACGCTACTTCTTCGACAATTACTAATCTAATAATTGCTTAACCGCATCACGCACTTCAAAAACATCAAAAGGCTTTGTAAAATAATGCGCTGCTCCCCAATTAATCGACTCTCTAATCAGGTCAAGCTCTCCGTATGCAGTCATCATCAAAACATGAATGCTTGGGTTGCTTTTTTTCAACCGCTTCAAGATTTCAATGCCATCCATTCCTGGAATTTTCATATCTAATAAAACAAGGTCTGGTGGAGATTCCTGAACTTTTTCAATCGCCTCTAAACCACTTCCGGCTGTTATCGCTAGGTAACCTTCTTTAGTAAAGACTTCTTTTAACAACAACCGAATTCCCGGTTGATCGTCTACTATCAAAACGGTTTTCAAAAAAAGCCTCTCCTTTATCTGCTATACTTTTAAAAAACGAGGTGATTTTATGGATTTATCCACAATTCAATTGACCCGCGTATTCGAACCTCTTTCAGAAGAACACGAAGCTATCGACAGCATCGCTTCTGTGTTAGCGCAAGCTGCTGTTGCAGAAGGCACTATTTTCATCGCTGCTTTTGGTGAGATGAAAGCTGTGACAGCCGTTGCCCTCTATAGCGATGCACCTCTAGTCGCTGCAGCTGAATGGTCGCCTGCAAGCATTGTGACCGGTATCGATCGCGTCTTCATTTTAACACCCCATAGCGAAGGCACAGAACTTGCCGGCAGGTTATCAGATGCCGGCATCTCTTTTGCGCTCGTTGCACCGCCTTCAACCGACAGCGAGTTGGCCGAGGCTTTTCTAGCCTTGCCTAATGAAAAAACTCCCTTATTACAAGACGATAACAGACTAGCGTTAGTTCCGCATGCGTTTGCTGGCCTGTATATTTATTATGCCGTTAAATTGCGCATAGATAAACTACTAGCTCAATAAAACATCTTATATACAAAAGCCTTCCCTTTTTTCAAGGGAAGGCTTTTGTCGTTTATTTGTTAGCGATAGACGCTTTAACAAAGTCACGGAACAATGGTTGCGGACGGTTTGGACGTGAGATAAACTCTGGGTGGAATTGGCAAGCTACAAACCAAGGGTGATCTGTCACTTCAATAATTTCCACTAGACGACCATCTGGGCTTGTACCTGTAAATTTGAATCCAGCGTTTTCGAAAGCTTCACGGTACTCATTGTTAAACTCATAACGGTGACGGTGTCTTTCGTATACTAACTCTTCGCCGTATGCTTCATGCGCTCTTGAACCTTTTTCAAGTTTCGCTGGGTACAGTCCAAGACGAAGTGTACCACCTAAATCTTCGATGTCTTTTTGTTCAGGTAGTAAATCGATAACTGGGTAAGCTGTTTTTGCGTTCAATTCAGAAGAATGTGCGCCTTCTAAATTCATGATGTTTCGAGCAAATTCAACAGATGCTAATTGCATGCCCAAGCAAATACCGAAGAACGGTACATTGTTTTCACGTGCATATTGAGTTGCCGCAATTTTCCCTTCAACACCACGATCGCCAAATCCACCAGGAACCAAGATGCCGTCGCAATCTTTTAGTTTTTCTGCTACATTTTCAGCAGTTACGTGTTCTGCATTAATCCAATCTACTTCGATTTCAGAATCGAATGCAAAGCCGGCATGCTTTAACGCTTCTACTACAGAAATATAAGCATCTTGTAGCTCAACGTATTTACCAACTAGGCCGATACGAACGCGGTTCTTAAGAGATTGCACTTTCTCAACAAGTGCTTTCCAATCCGTCATGTCTGCTTCTGGAGCTTCGATTCCGAAATGATCTAAAACGATTTGATCCATATGCTGCTCTTGCAAACGAAGAGGCATTTCGTAAATTACATCAACATCGCGGGATTCGATAACTTCTTCTGATTTGATGTCGCAGAACAACGCAATTTTATCTTTCATGTCTTGTGGCACTGGGTGTTCTGTACGCACAACAATTAGATTTGGTTGAATTCCAAGGCTGCGAAGCTCTTTTACGCTGTGCTGAGTTGGTTTTGTTTTCATTTCTTTTGCTGCGCCCAGGTACGGGATTAACGTACAGTGAACGTACATTACTTCTTCACGGCCAAGATCTGATTTCATTTGGCGAATCGCTTCTAAGAATGGCAGTGATTCAATATCACCAACGGTACCACCAATTTCAGTGATAACCACATCTGCATTTGCTGTTTTTGCAGCACGCAACAAGCGATCTTTGATTTCATTTGTAATATGGGGAATCACTTGAACTGTTCCGCCTAAGTAATCACCGCGACGTTCTTTTTGGATAACAGTCGAATAGACTTTCCCTGTTGTTACGTTTGAGTATTTATTTAAGTTGATGTCGATAAAGCGCTCGTAATGACCAAGATCCAAATCCGTTTCCGCACCATCATCGGTTACAAAAACTTCTCCGTGTTGGTAAGGACTCATTGTACCTGGGTCAATGTTGATGTACGGATCAAATTTCTGGATTGTTACGTTCAACCCTCTATTTTTCAATAAACGTCCTAATGATGCAGCTGTAATCCCTTTACCTAGTGATGATACAACGCCACCAGTTACAAAAATATACTTTGTCATGCTTTGTTCCTCCTCTTATTATAAAAATAAAAAGCGCTCCTCCTGCTGCATGCAGGGGGAGCGCGTAAACTGTACGAATCATCTCTCCTATTTTAAGGAGCCCAAATAAAATCTTATCCAGTCCGGACTCATAAGTCAAGGTAAAAAAATGTTCAGATTACTTCAAGTCATCTTCGTCGTCGTCTTCGTCTTCGTCGTCATCTTCGTCATCGATGATATTGCCATCCATGTCTTCAACTAGTACGTCGTCTTCATCTTTGTCGTCATCCGCATCAAAATCTAGCACTTCGATAGGTGATTTAACCACTTCATCGTCGTCGTCATCATCGTCGTCGTCTTCGCCGAAATCTTCAAATTCCAACTCATCTTCTAATGCCAATTCATCTAAATCGTCAAAGCCTTCATCGTCAGCAAC includes:
- the glpX gene encoding class II fructose-bisphosphatase, with translation MERSLSMELVRITEAAAIASSKWMGRGLKNEADDAATTAMRTVFDTIPMRGVVVIGEGEMDEAPMLYIGEELGTGNGPEVDVAVDPLEGTNIVAAGGWNALAVLAIADRGNLLNAPDMYMEKIAVGPESVGKIDINAPVIDNLRAVAKAKNKNIEEVVATLMDRPRHQDIIDQIRAAGARIKLISDGDVAGAINTAFDQTGVDILFGIGGAPEGVIAAVGLKCLGGEIQGKLLPQNEEEAQRCIDMGIDVSKVLMMDDLVKGDDAIFAATGVTDGELLKGVQLKGGFAESHTLVMRAKSGTIRFIEGRHSLQKKPNLVMND
- a CDS encoding UDP-N-acetylglucosamine 1-carboxyvinyltransferase produces the protein MDVYKIKGGNRLSGTIKVNGAKNSAVALIPASILANSPVSIEGLPGISDAWTLKSILEEIGGEVTFEDGTMNIDPTKMIDMPLPNGNVKKLRASYYMMGAMLGRFKHAAIGLPGGCFLGPRPIDQHIKGFEALGAKVTNEHGAIYLRADELRGAKIYLDVVSVGATINIMLAAVMAKGQTTIENAAKEPEIIDVATLLTNMGAKIKGAGTDVIRIDGVEELHGTNHTIIPDRIEAGTFMIMAAAVGDGITIDNVIPFHMEALTAKLREMGVDVQEGEESIYIPKSNQLNAIDVKTLVYPGFPTDLQQPFSVLMTQAHGSSMITDTIYSARFKHIDELRRMNASGRVEGRAAIVTGPTPLTSATVVASDLRAGAALVIAGLLAEGETEIREIYHIERGYSSIIEKLQGLGADIRRETIDPVTSMKSDLSQDAN
- the fsa gene encoding fructose-6-phosphate aldolase, which translates into the protein MKFFIDTANFDEIKEAHAWGILSGVTTNPSLVAKEKNVSFHDRLKEIAALVDGSISGEVIALDAEGMIKEGRELADLAPNITVKLPMTPEGLKACAVLASEGKKVNVTLIFSANQALLAARAGAAYVSPFLGRLDDIGHNGMDLIATIAEMFAIHDISSEIIAASIRHPQHVTEAALNGAHIATMPIKVMHQMFKHPLTDQGIEAFLADWEKRSV
- a CDS encoding class II fructose-bisphosphate aldolase, which codes for MPLVSMKEMMIKGKEEGYAIGQFNLNNLEFTQAILQAAQEENSPVICGVSEGAARYMGGFTTVVNMVKGLMHDYKITVPVAVHLDHGSSFEKCKEAIDAGFTSVMIDASHHPFEENIEITKQVVEYARQNNVSVEAELGTVGGQEDDIIADGVIYADPQECKQMVDETGIDCLAPALGSVHGPYKGEPNLGFKEMEEISQQCDVPLVLHGGTGIPLKDIQRAVSLGTSKINVNTESQITSAQAVRDALNNDPDVYDPRKYMGPAREAIKKTVMGKMREFGSSQKA
- a CDS encoding response regulator: MKTVLIVDDQPGIRLLLKEVFTKEGYLAITAGSGLEAIEKVQESPPDLVLLDMKIPGMDGIEILKRLKKSNPSIHVLMMTAYGELDLIRESINWGAAHYFTKPFDVFEVRDAVKQLLD
- a CDS encoding DUF2529 family protein, with product MDLSTIQLTRVFEPLSEEHEAIDSIASVLAQAAVAEGTIFIAAFGEMKAVTAVALYSDAPLVAAAEWSPASIVTGIDRVFILTPHSEGTELAGRLSDAGISFALVAPPSTDSELAEAFLALPNEKTPLLQDDNRLALVPHAFAGLYIYYAVKLRIDKLLAQ
- a CDS encoding CTP synthase, which translates into the protein MTKYIFVTGGVVSSLGKGITAASLGRLLKNRGLNVTIQKFDPYINIDPGTMSPYQHGEVFVTDDGAETDLDLGHYERFIDINLNKYSNVTTGKVYSTVIQKERRGDYLGGTVQVIPHITNEIKDRLLRAAKTANADVVITEIGGTVGDIESLPFLEAIRQMKSDLGREEVMYVHCTLIPYLGAAKEMKTKPTQHSVKELRSLGIQPNLIVVRTEHPVPQDMKDKIALFCDIKSEEVIESRDVDVIYEMPLRLQEQHMDQIVLDHFGIEAPEADMTDWKALVEKVQSLKNRVRIGLVGKYVELQDAYISVVEALKHAGFAFDSEIEVDWINAEHVTAENVAEKLKDCDGILVPGGFGDRGVEGKIAATQYARENNVPFFGICLGMQLASVEFARNIMNLEGAHSSELNAKTAYPVIDLLPEQKDIEDLGGTLRLGLYPAKLEKGSRAHEAYGEELVYERHRHRYEFNNEYREAFENAGFKFTGTSPDGRLVEIIEVTDHPWFVACQFHPEFISRPNRPQPLFRDFVKASIANK